One region of Rhodocaloribacter litoris genomic DNA includes:
- a CDS encoding DUF2442 domain-containing protein — protein MHPETPKIVAVRPHDDYTLTLTFANGERRLFDLKPYLQSEVFRALRDLELFRKVAVVYGSLQWPGERDLAYDMLYQKSTPLPAEVT, from the coding sequence ATGCATCCGGAGACCCCGAAAATTGTCGCCGTCCGGCCGCATGACGACTACACCTTGACGTTGACTTTTGCCAACGGAGAACGCCGTCTGTTTGATCTGAAGCCGTACCTCCAGTCTGAGGTTTTTCGCGCGTTGCGGGATCTCGAATTGTTTCGAAAGGTGGCCGTCGTCTACGGTTCGCTTCAGTGGCCCGGCGAGCGTGACCTCGCGTATGACATGCTCTACCAGAAGTCGACGCCGTTGCCGGCCGAGGTTACCTGA
- a CDS encoding enoyl-CoA hydratase/isomerase family protein, giving the protein MTFETLLYEVDADGIALVTINRPDKLNALNETVIDELDRCFAAVEADDAVRGVVLTGAGPKSFVAGADISRFPALDAVSGRRFALRGQAVFNRIEALPKPVVAAVNGFALGGGCELAMACHLRVAAEHARFGQPEVNLGLIPGYGGTQRLPRLVGRGRATELILTGEAIDARRAHEIGLVNRIVPAAELLETAKELVRTIAAKAPVAVALALEAVRASDLDLPQGLALEATLFGQACATEDFREGVAAFLERRQATFKGR; this is encoded by the coding sequence ATGACCTTCGAGACGCTGCTCTACGAGGTGGATGCCGACGGGATCGCCCTGGTGACGATCAACCGGCCCGACAAGCTGAACGCGCTGAACGAGACCGTCATCGACGAGCTGGACCGGTGCTTCGCGGCCGTGGAGGCGGACGACGCGGTGCGCGGTGTGGTGCTCACGGGGGCGGGGCCGAAGAGCTTCGTCGCCGGAGCGGACATCTCGCGCTTCCCCGCGCTCGACGCCGTGAGCGGGCGGCGCTTCGCCCTGCGCGGGCAGGCCGTCTTCAACCGGATCGAGGCCCTGCCGAAGCCCGTCGTGGCGGCCGTCAACGGCTTCGCCCTGGGCGGCGGGTGCGAGCTGGCGATGGCGTGCCACCTGCGCGTGGCCGCCGAGCACGCGCGCTTCGGGCAGCCGGAGGTCAACCTGGGCCTGATCCCGGGCTACGGCGGCACGCAGCGCCTGCCCCGGCTCGTCGGGCGCGGCCGCGCCACGGAGCTGATCCTCACGGGCGAGGCCATCGACGCCCGGCGGGCCCATGAGATCGGCCTCGTCAACCGGATCGTCCCGGCCGCCGAACTGCTCGAGACGGCGAAGGAACTCGTCCGCACCATTGCCGCGAAGGCGCCCGTGGCCGTGGCCCTGGCCCTCGAAGCCGTCCGGGCCAGCGACCTGGACCTGCCGCAGGGCCTCGCCCTCGAGGCCACCCTCTTCGGTCAGGCCTGTGCCACCGAGGACTTCCGCGAAGGCGTGGCCGCCTTCCTCGAACGACGCCAGGCCACCTTCAAGGGACGATGA
- a CDS encoding HAMP domain-containing methyl-accepting chemotaxis protein — MSMRWFNNLSIAKKLIAGFMAVASLTFVVGGFGIRTAGQINDRLEAMYERELQGISYVKEINIQLINYERALRNFLLSDNDEDRATYAAAMQSHRASLEEHLEKLRSLLEAGEAGTLLEQFGEAWTRYLALNERVVELGGTTSTVREALQIVRTDVRALGNELKTLLGRLTEIQQRAAEAAHQAGAEQYVFVWKVSVFLVLFAVGFAAGLGFFFSRNLGRPIVTLNHAAERVARGELDAEVDLVSSDEIGTLAQAFNQMVRQLRALLEEAKEKERAATEAAEAANQARQNIEAQQAYLARSVEQMLAEIDHFAEGDLTVQLHAEHDDEIGRLFGGFNQAVANVRRLFEQVRHAVESSVTTAAQISSATDQLAAGAQEQSAQAMEVAAAVEEMARTVIENAQNATRTLEVARENGQRAQQGGDVVQQMVKKIGQIAAVVGTSAETIERLGTSSEQIGEIISTINEIADQTNLLALNAAIEAARAGEQGRGFAVVADEVRKLAERTTQATQRIAEMIQAIQDETAEAVRSMRQGTDEVQAGLALAEEAGRALSRIVEGAQQTQDLINQIAAASEEQSTTGEQISRSVESISSVTNEAARGIAEIARSTDDLQRMMDELRGLVARFKVTRAESVPSRRPADRPPAPARSRAKDSGEPTASAT; from the coding sequence ATGAGTATGAGGTGGTTCAACAATTTAAGCATCGCCAAAAAGCTGATTGCCGGCTTCATGGCCGTGGCTTCGCTCACGTTCGTCGTCGGCGGCTTCGGTATCCGAACCGCGGGCCAGATCAACGACCGCCTGGAAGCCATGTACGAGCGTGAGTTGCAGGGCATCAGTTACGTCAAGGAGATCAACATTCAGCTCATCAACTACGAGCGAGCCCTGCGCAACTTCTTGCTGTCCGACAACGACGAGGATCGTGCCACGTATGCGGCGGCCATGCAATCCCACCGGGCCTCGCTGGAAGAGCACCTGGAGAAGCTACGTTCCCTGCTCGAGGCGGGGGAGGCCGGCACGCTCCTGGAACAGTTCGGGGAAGCCTGGACGCGCTACCTGGCGCTGAACGAACGGGTGGTGGAACTGGGAGGCACCACGTCCACCGTGCGGGAGGCCCTCCAGATCGTGCGGACGGACGTACGGGCGCTCGGAAACGAGCTCAAGACGTTGCTGGGCCGCCTGACGGAGATCCAGCAGCGTGCGGCGGAGGCGGCGCATCAGGCCGGCGCGGAGCAATATGTCTTCGTCTGGAAGGTGTCGGTCTTCCTGGTCCTTTTCGCCGTGGGTTTTGCCGCCGGGCTCGGGTTCTTCTTCTCCCGTAACCTGGGCCGGCCCATCGTCACGCTCAACCACGCCGCCGAACGCGTGGCCCGGGGCGAGCTGGATGCGGAGGTCGACCTCGTCTCGAGCGATGAGATCGGCACGCTGGCGCAGGCGTTCAACCAGATGGTGCGGCAACTCCGGGCCCTGCTCGAAGAGGCGAAAGAGAAGGAGCGAGCCGCCACGGAAGCCGCCGAAGCCGCCAACCAGGCCCGGCAGAACATCGAGGCGCAGCAGGCCTATCTGGCGCGCAGCGTCGAGCAGATGCTGGCCGAGATCGATCACTTCGCCGAAGGCGACCTGACGGTGCAGCTCCATGCCGAGCACGACGACGAGATCGGCCGGCTCTTTGGCGGCTTCAACCAGGCGGTGGCCAACGTCCGGCGTCTCTTCGAGCAGGTGCGCCACGCCGTCGAGTCGTCCGTGACGACGGCCGCGCAGATCTCGAGCGCCACCGACCAGCTCGCCGCCGGTGCGCAGGAGCAGTCCGCCCAGGCCATGGAAGTTGCCGCGGCCGTCGAGGAGATGGCCCGCACGGTGATCGAGAACGCCCAGAACGCCACGCGGACGCTGGAGGTGGCCCGCGAAAACGGCCAGCGTGCGCAGCAGGGGGGAGACGTCGTCCAGCAGATGGTGAAGAAGATCGGACAGATCGCCGCCGTGGTGGGCACCTCGGCCGAGACGATCGAGCGCCTGGGAACCTCCAGCGAGCAGATCGGCGAAATCATCTCGACCATCAACGAGATCGCGGATCAGACGAACCTGCTGGCCCTCAACGCGGCCATCGAGGCGGCCCGGGCCGGCGAGCAGGGCCGGGGCTTCGCCGTCGTGGCCGACGAGGTCCGCAAGCTGGCCGAACGCACCACCCAGGCCACGCAGCGCATTGCCGAGATGATTCAGGCGATCCAGGACGAGACCGCCGAAGCCGTGCGTTCCATGCGGCAGGGGACGGACGAGGTACAGGCGGGGCTGGCCCTGGCCGAAGAGGCCGGCCGGGCGCTCAGCCGCATCGTGGAGGGCGCGCAGCAGACGCAGGACCTGATCAACCAGATCGCCGCCGCCAGCGAGGAACAGTCGACGACCGGCGAGCAGATCTCCCGCAGCGTGGAATCCATCTCGTCGGTCACCAACGAGGCGGCCCGGGGCATCGCCGAGATCGCCCGTTCGACGGACGACCTGCAACGGATGATGGACGAGCTGCGGGGTCTGGTCGCCCGCTTCAAGGTGACCCGGGCCGAATCCGTCCCGTCCCGGCGACCCGCAGACCGCCCCCCCGCCCCGGCACGCTCCCGGGCGAAGGACAGTGGAGAGCCGACCGCCTCCGCCACCTGA
- the uvrA gene encoding excinuclease ABC subunit UvrA yields the protein MDERIIIRGAREHNLKNIDLDIPRNRLVVITGLSGSGKSSLAFDTIYAEGQRRYMESLSAYARQFLGMMERPDVDFIDGLSPVIAIEQKTVSRNPRSTVGTVTEIYDFLRLLFARAGTAYSYLTGNPMRKQSDDEIIDGILGLPEGTRVVLLAPVVKGRKGHYRELFEQIARQGFERVRIDGELREITPGMKIDRYKTHDIEVVVDRLVIREGLRPRVSQSVETALGMGGGTLIAAVLGADGTLTDHVFSRHLFDPESGLSYDEPSPNTFSFNSPYGACPECNGLGTRREIDPALVLPDPSKSIAEGGLAPLGKPRDTWFFSQLRAVAETLGFDFDTPLERLDPAHLEVVLEGAGDRQFDIVYRYKGREVKYQHRFGGVYGHLRHAYEQSTGPGQRKWAEAYMRLLPCRACGGARLKPEALAYRIGGKNIAELVQMDLVSLRRFFDEVAFTDRQALIARPIVKEIRERLDFMLNVGVGYLNLDRPARTLSGGESQRIRLATQIGTQLTGVLYVLDEPSIGLHPRDNRRLIEALMQLRDLGNSVLVVEHDREMIEAADFVVDLGPGAGEHGGHVLGAAPPERLPAGTDGRRSLTTAYLRGEKHIPVPKTRRTGNGKTLTLHGATGHNLKGDPLVLPLGTFICVTGVSGSGKSSLINQTLYPALANHFHNARHVPLPFERIEGLEHIDKVIDIDQSPIGRTPRSNPATYTGLFTHIRDLFAQLPEAKIRGYKPGRFSFNVKGGRCETCQGAGIVKLEMNFLPDVYVACETCRGRRYNAETLEVHYKGKSIADVLEMTVEEALAFFESVPRIARKLRTLDSVGLGYIRLGQQATTLSGGEAQRVKLARELSRPGTGATLYILDEPTTGLHFEDIRHLLHVLQALVKKGNTVLVIEHNMDVVKVADHVIDLGPEGGDAGGRILFAGTPEALAATDTHTGRHLRDELARDARLTDDEDEDDVDLDALAGDDDEPDTDEVIEDEEEAAGETVG from the coding sequence ATGGACGAACGCATCATCATCCGCGGCGCGCGCGAGCACAACCTCAAGAACATCGACCTGGACATTCCCAGGAACCGGCTCGTCGTCATCACGGGGCTGAGCGGGTCGGGCAAGAGCAGCCTGGCCTTCGACACCATCTACGCCGAGGGGCAGCGGCGCTACATGGAGAGCCTCTCCGCCTACGCGCGCCAGTTCCTGGGCATGATGGAGCGCCCGGATGTGGACTTCATCGACGGCCTCAGCCCCGTCATCGCCATCGAGCAGAAGACCGTCAGCCGCAACCCGCGCTCCACCGTCGGCACCGTCACCGAGATCTACGACTTCCTGCGCCTGCTCTTCGCCCGCGCCGGCACGGCCTACTCGTACCTGACAGGCAACCCCATGCGGAAGCAGTCGGACGACGAGATCATCGACGGCATCCTGGGCCTGCCCGAGGGGACGCGCGTGGTGCTGCTGGCGCCCGTGGTGAAGGGCCGCAAGGGACACTACCGCGAGCTCTTCGAGCAGATCGCCCGGCAGGGCTTCGAGCGCGTCCGCATCGACGGCGAGCTGCGCGAGATCACGCCGGGGATGAAGATCGACCGCTACAAGACGCACGACATCGAGGTGGTGGTGGACCGGCTCGTGATCCGGGAGGGGCTGCGGCCGCGCGTGAGCCAGTCCGTCGAGACGGCGCTGGGGATGGGCGGCGGCACGCTGATTGCCGCCGTGCTGGGCGCCGACGGCACGCTGACCGACCACGTCTTCAGCCGCCACCTGTTCGACCCCGAGAGCGGCCTCTCCTACGACGAGCCCTCCCCGAACACCTTCTCCTTCAACTCGCCCTACGGCGCCTGCCCGGAGTGCAACGGGCTGGGCACGCGCCGCGAGATCGACCCGGCGCTGGTCCTCCCGGACCCCTCGAAAAGCATCGCCGAGGGGGGGCTGGCGCCGCTGGGCAAGCCCCGCGACACGTGGTTCTTCAGCCAGCTCCGCGCCGTCGCCGAGACGCTGGGCTTCGACTTCGACACGCCCCTGGAGCGGCTGGACCCGGCCCATCTCGAGGTCGTCCTCGAAGGCGCGGGCGACCGGCAGTTCGACATCGTCTACCGGTACAAGGGGCGTGAGGTGAAGTACCAGCACCGGTTCGGGGGCGTCTACGGGCACCTGCGGCACGCCTACGAGCAGAGCACGGGGCCGGGGCAGCGCAAGTGGGCCGAGGCGTACATGCGCCTGCTGCCCTGCCGCGCCTGCGGCGGCGCCCGCCTCAAGCCCGAGGCGCTGGCCTACCGCATCGGCGGGAAGAACATCGCCGAGCTGGTGCAGATGGACCTCGTCTCGCTCCGCCGCTTCTTCGACGAGGTCGCCTTCACCGACCGGCAGGCCCTCATCGCCCGGCCCATCGTCAAAGAGATCCGCGAGCGGCTCGACTTCATGCTGAACGTGGGCGTGGGCTACCTCAACCTGGACCGTCCGGCGCGGACCCTCTCCGGCGGCGAGAGCCAGCGCATCCGCCTGGCCACCCAGATCGGCACCCAGCTCACGGGCGTCCTCTACGTGCTCGACGAGCCCTCCATCGGCCTGCACCCGCGCGACAACCGCCGCCTCATCGAGGCGCTGATGCAGCTGCGCGACCTGGGCAACTCGGTCCTGGTCGTCGAGCACGACCGCGAGATGATCGAGGCGGCGGACTTCGTGGTGGACCTGGGCCCGGGCGCCGGCGAGCACGGCGGCCATGTGCTCGGCGCCGCCCCGCCGGAGCGCCTCCCCGCCGGGACGGACGGCCGCCGGAGCCTCACCACGGCCTACCTCCGGGGCGAGAAGCACATCCCCGTCCCGAAGACGCGGCGCACAGGCAACGGGAAGACGCTCACGCTCCACGGCGCCACCGGCCACAACCTCAAGGGCGACCCGCTCGTGCTCCCGCTGGGCACCTTCATCTGCGTCACCGGCGTCTCCGGCTCGGGCAAGTCCAGCCTGATCAACCAGACGCTCTACCCCGCCCTGGCCAACCACTTCCACAACGCCCGCCACGTGCCGCTGCCCTTCGAGCGGATCGAGGGGCTGGAGCACATCGACAAGGTCATCGACATCGACCAGAGCCCCATCGGCCGCACGCCCCGCTCGAACCCCGCCACGTACACCGGCCTCTTCACCCACATCCGCGACCTCTTCGCCCAGCTCCCCGAGGCGAAGATCCGGGGCTACAAGCCCGGCCGCTTCTCGTTCAACGTGAAGGGCGGGCGGTGCGAGACGTGCCAGGGCGCGGGCATCGTCAAGCTGGAGATGAACTTCCTGCCGGATGTGTACGTGGCGTGCGAGACGTGCCGGGGCCGCCGCTACAACGCCGAGACGCTGGAGGTGCACTACAAGGGCAAGAGCATCGCCGACGTGCTGGAGATGACCGTAGAGGAGGCGCTGGCGTTCTTCGAGAGCGTGCCGCGCATCGCCCGGAAGCTGCGCACGCTCGACTCGGTGGGCCTCGGCTACATCCGCCTGGGGCAGCAGGCCACCACCCTCTCGGGCGGCGAGGCGCAGCGCGTCAAGCTGGCCCGCGAGCTCTCCCGCCCCGGCACTGGCGCGACGCTCTACATCCTCGACGAGCCCACCACCGGCCTCCACTTCGAAGACATCCGCCACCTGCTGCACGTCCTGCAGGCCCTCGTCAAGAAGGGCAACACGGTGCTGGTCATCGAACACAACATGGACGTCGTCAAGGTGGCCGACCACGTCATCGACCTCGGTCCCGAGGGCGGCGACGCCGGCGGTCGGATCCTCTTCGCCGGCACGCCCGAGGCGCTGGCCGCCACCGACACGCACACCGGCCGCCACCTCCGCGACGAGCTGGCCCGCGACGCCCGCCTCACCGACGACGAGGACGAGGACGACGTGGACCTGGACGCCCTCGCCGGAGACGACGACGAACCCGACACCGACGAGGTGATCGAGGACGAGGAGGAAGCGGCGGGCGAGACGGTGGGGTGA
- a CDS encoding App1 family protein, producing MKRLLSWLERLEHRADAIRYRLRSRWDRRQVWIHAYRGYGTSVEVHVLARVLRNQLLPPPQDDDAVWHNAWAMLRRFESDEVPGAAVRVSLQGQSVEVVADDEGYVRARLALPEPLPGDRSWHEATLEPVGGGAPTTGRVLVPPPSARFGVISDLDDTVLQTGATRFRTMVRRTLFGNARTRRPFDGVVAFYRALHDGTSGGEANPLFYVSSSPWNLYDFLADFLRHHGLPDGPLFLRDLGLSRTQVGAGRHETHKLAWIRRILHTYPQLPFLLIGDSGQKDHEIYRDVVHDFPGRIRAVYIRDVSGAERDAAVQALAREVNRQGIDLILAPNTAVMAAHAAGAGFVASGAVDQVRTAASGPG from the coding sequence ATGAAGCGCTTACTGTCCTGGCTGGAACGCCTGGAACATCGGGCCGACGCGATCCGGTACCGCCTCCGGAGCCGGTGGGACCGGCGACAGGTATGGATTCACGCGTATCGCGGATACGGGACATCCGTGGAGGTGCATGTGCTTGCTCGGGTGCTGCGGAACCAGCTGCTACCCCCGCCGCAGGACGACGATGCCGTCTGGCACAACGCCTGGGCCATGTTGCGGCGGTTCGAGAGCGACGAGGTGCCGGGGGCCGCCGTGCGGGTGAGCCTCCAGGGCCAGTCCGTCGAGGTTGTGGCGGACGACGAGGGCTACGTCCGGGCCCGCCTCGCCCTGCCCGAGCCGTTGCCCGGTGACCGGAGCTGGCACGAGGCGACGCTGGAGCCGGTCGGCGGCGGTGCGCCCACGACGGGCCGGGTGCTTGTGCCGCCTCCCTCGGCCCGCTTCGGCGTCATCAGCGATCTCGACGACACGGTGCTGCAAACCGGGGCGACGCGCTTCCGCACCATGGTGCGCCGGACGCTCTTCGGCAACGCCCGCACCCGGCGGCCCTTCGACGGTGTGGTGGCCTTCTACCGGGCCCTGCACGACGGGACGAGCGGCGGGGAGGCCAACCCGCTCTTCTACGTCTCCAGCAGCCCGTGGAACCTCTACGACTTCCTCGCCGACTTCCTGCGGCACCACGGCCTCCCGGACGGGCCGCTGTTCCTACGAGACCTGGGGCTCAGCCGGACGCAGGTGGGCGCGGGCCGCCACGAAACGCACAAGCTCGCCTGGATTCGCCGGATCCTGCACACCTACCCCCAACTGCCGTTCCTGCTCATCGGCGACAGCGGGCAGAAGGACCACGAGATCTACCGGGACGTGGTGCACGACTTTCCCGGCCGCATCCGTGCCGTCTACATCCGCGATGTGAGCGGTGCCGAGCGCGATGCGGCCGTACAGGCCCTGGCCAGGGAGGTCAACCGGCAAGGCATCGATCTCATCCTCGCGCCGAACACCGCCGTGATGGCCGCGCACGCCGCCGGGGCGGGCTTCGTCGCCTCTGGCGCAGTTGATCAGGTGCGGACAGCGGCCTCGGGGCCGGGGTGA
- a CDS encoding PspA/IM30 family protein codes for MSIWARFKRWIKSIFGGAISALEDPRLILEQNIRELNDQVPKMNENIATVKANVMLLQKEVRRYEAEMNDLTAKIKAGIQAGRDDIAEQYALRLENVREALTRTREQLKYASAAYDKALQVKKAFMREKERKIQEAKDALRAHERAKWQAKIADTLEQFEVAGVDATHDEMITRINEETARQEARMELALDSIDTEAMRIEEDAQKIRAQELVKQFKLEMGVGEPAAPQEEPRLEVPEEQVEQGKTIGKQRSQTE; via the coding sequence ATGTCTATCTGGGCACGTTTCAAACGCTGGATCAAGTCCATCTTTGGCGGGGCCATCTCCGCCCTGGAAGATCCCCGGCTGATTCTGGAACAGAACATCCGGGAGCTGAACGACCAGGTTCCGAAGATGAACGAGAACATTGCCACGGTCAAGGCCAATGTGATGCTGTTGCAGAAAGAAGTGCGGCGGTATGAGGCCGAGATGAACGACCTGACGGCGAAGATCAAGGCCGGTATCCAGGCCGGACGGGACGACATCGCCGAGCAGTACGCGCTGCGCCTGGAGAACGTCCGCGAAGCCCTCACCCGCACGCGGGAACAGCTCAAGTATGCCTCGGCGGCCTACGACAAGGCCCTGCAGGTGAAGAAGGCCTTCATGCGCGAGAAGGAGCGCAAGATCCAGGAGGCCAAAGACGCCCTGCGCGCCCACGAGCGCGCCAAGTGGCAGGCCAAGATCGCCGACACGCTCGAACAGTTCGAGGTGGCCGGCGTCGACGCCACGCACGACGAGATGATCACCCGCATCAACGAGGAGACGGCCCGGCAGGAGGCCCGTATGGAACTGGCCCTCGATTCCATCGACACCGAGGCGATGCGCATCGAGGAGGACGCCCAGAAGATCCGGGCCCAGGAACTGGTCAAACAGTTCAAGCTGGAGATGGGGGTCGGCGAGCCGGCGGCACCACAGGAGGAACCCCGCCTCGAAGTGCCGGAAGAACAGGTCGAACAGGGCAAAACCATCGGCAAACAACGCTCCCAGACGGAGTGA
- a CDS encoding thymidine phosphorylase: protein MPDVNPVDLILIKRDGGTLTSEQIAWLVDAYTRGDVPDYQMSAFLMAALLRGMNDEEAFALTHAMLHSGVVLDLSDIPGTKVDKHSTGGVGDKVSLILAPLVAACGVPVPMISGRGLGHSGGTLDKLEAIPGFRTDLPIDAYRRQLARLGVVMIGQTDEIAPADRKLYALRDVTGTVEFIPFIAASIMSKKLAEGIDALVLDVKCGRGAFMKTEADARRLAETLVGLGERFGKRTVARLTDMNTPLGRAIGNWPETAEAIRCLHGEEVPDVMEVTYALAGEMLCLGGAAPTPEDGEAQARRALASGRALDVFIALVEAQGGDVSXVRDPGRRAGADPVAEVRAGDDARGFVAGLDALRLGWTAVALGAGRRRKEDPVDPTAGITLAKKPGEPVRPGDVLAYLHTRRHDALPDFQAAVAAAFTFADTPPPPASRLLDRYAEGRWANPDRSGS, encoded by the coding sequence ATGCCCGACGTCAACCCGGTCGACCTGATCCTCATCAAGCGGGACGGCGGCACCCTGACGTCCGAACAGATCGCCTGGCTCGTCGACGCCTACACCCGGGGCGACGTGCCGGACTACCAGATGAGTGCCTTCCTCATGGCGGCCCTCCTGCGCGGCATGAACGACGAGGAAGCCTTCGCCCTGACGCACGCCATGCTTCACTCGGGCGTCGTGCTCGACCTCTCGGACATCCCCGGCACAAAGGTGGACAAGCATTCGACCGGCGGCGTGGGCGACAAGGTCTCGCTCATCCTGGCGCCGCTGGTGGCCGCCTGCGGCGTGCCCGTCCCCATGATCTCCGGGCGCGGCCTGGGCCACAGCGGCGGCACGCTCGACAAGCTGGAGGCCATCCCCGGCTTCCGCACCGACCTCCCCATCGACGCCTACCGCCGGCAGCTGGCCCGCCTGGGCGTCGTCATGATCGGACAGACCGACGAGATCGCCCCGGCCGACCGCAAGCTCTATGCCCTGCGTGACGTCACCGGCACGGTCGAGTTCATCCCCTTCATCGCGGCCTCGATCATGAGCAAGAAGCTGGCCGAGGGCATCGACGCGCTGGTGCTCGACGTCAAGTGCGGGCGGGGGGCGTTCATGAAGACCGAGGCCGACGCCCGCCGCCTGGCCGAGACGCTCGTCGGCCTGGGCGAGCGCTTCGGCAAACGCACCGTGGCCCGCCTGACCGACATGAACACCCCGCTCGGGCGCGCCATCGGCAACTGGCCCGAGACGGCCGAGGCCATCCGCTGCCTGCACGGCGAAGAGGTGCCCGACGTGATGGAGGTCACGTACGCGCTGGCGGGCGAGATGCTGTGCCTGGGCGGTGCGGCCCCCACCCCCGAAGACGGCGAAGCGCAGGCCCGCCGGGCCCTGGCCTCCGGCCGGGCGCTCGACGTGTTCATCGCCCTCGTCGAGGCGCAGGGCGGCGACGTCTCCGYCGTGCGCGACCCCGGCCGCCGCGCCGGCGCCGACCCCGTGGCCGAGGTCCGTGCCGGCGACGACGCCCGCGGCTTCGTCGCCGGCCTCGACGCCCTGCGCCTGGGCTGGACGGCCGTGGCCCTGGGCGCGGGCCGGCGACGCAAAGAGGACCCCGTCGACCCCACCGCCGGCATCACCCTGGCGAAGAAACCCGGCGAACCCGTCCGCCCCGGCGACGTGCTGGCCTACCTCCACACCCGCCGGCACGACGCCCTCCCGGACTTCCAGGCCGCCGTGGCCGCCGCCTTCACCTTCGCCGACACACCACCCCCACCGGCCTCCCGGCTCCTCGACCGCTACGCCGAAGGCCGGTGGGCGAACCCGGACCGCTCCGGCTCGTAA
- a CDS encoding hemolysin family protein yields the protein MELLLILLMLVLSAFFSGSEIAFVTANRLRVEVSARRGGRLGTLVQTFIQNPADLLTTTLVGNNLALVIYSTLMAFYLEPPLHRLYAEMAGFSEATTEVAVLATQTVIASMIVLFFGEILPKTVLREVANRAVFVLAVPLRLTYVLLLPLIKVAGWAAAGLIRLFGTDADTFSQFMRRDFELMIEESKKSGELDLDEEESTLLANVFALSTIRVKESMVPRTEIVAVEENTTLEALRQKFIESGHSKLPVYRENIDNIVGIAFAYDLFHDPESLAAMMRPAYFVPETKLSKDLLREFLATNTSIAIVIDEYGGTAGLVTIEDLLEELFGDIQDEFDTDEEVLRQLGEDTYLVSGRVDIDELAERFGIELSEGDYETLAGYLLEHIGAIPKPNEEYEFDGYRFTIVQATANRIDLVRITRLPAGA from the coding sequence ATGGAGCTGCTACTGATCCTGCTGATGCTGGTCCTGAGCGCGTTCTTCTCCGGCTCAGAGATCGCGTTCGTGACGGCCAACCGGCTGCGCGTGGAGGTGTCGGCGCGGCGCGGCGGGCGGCTGGGCACCCTCGTGCAAACGTTCATCCAGAACCCGGCGGACCTGCTGACCACCACGCTGGTGGGCAACAACCTGGCGCTGGTGATCTACTCCACGTTGATGGCCTTCTACCTGGAGCCGCCCCTGCATCGCCTCTATGCCGAGATGGCCGGCTTCAGCGAGGCCACGACCGAGGTGGCCGTCCTCGCCACGCAGACGGTCATCGCCTCCATGATCGTGCTTTTCTTCGGGGAGATCCTGCCGAAAACCGTGCTGCGGGAGGTGGCCAACCGGGCCGTCTTCGTGCTGGCCGTGCCGCTGCGGCTGACCTACGTGCTGCTGCTCCCCCTGATCAAGGTGGCCGGCTGGGCCGCCGCGGGCCTCATCCGCCTCTTCGGCACCGACGCCGACACCTTCTCCCAGTTCATGCGGCGCGACTTCGAACTGATGATCGAGGAGAGCAAGAAGAGCGGCGAACTGGACCTGGACGAGGAGGAGAGCACCCTGCTGGCGAACGTCTTCGCCCTGAGCACCATCCGCGTCAAGGAGTCGATGGTGCCACGGACCGAGATCGTGGCCGTGGAGGAGAACACCACGCTGGAGGCGCTCCGGCAGAAGTTCATCGAGTCCGGCCACTCGAAGCTGCCCGTCTACCGCGAGAACATCGACAACATCGTGGGCATCGCCTTTGCGTACGACCTGTTCCACGATCCCGAATCGCTGGCCGCCATGATGCGCCCGGCGTACTTCGTCCCGGAGACGAAGCTCTCGAAGGACCTGCTCCGCGAGTTCCTGGCCACGAACACCTCCATCGCCATCGTCATCGACGAGTACGGCGGCACGGCGGGACTGGTCACCATCGAGGACCTGCTCGAAGAGCTCTTCGGCGACATCCAGGACGAGTTCGACACCGACGAGGAGGTGCTGCGCCAGCTCGGCGAAGACACGTACCTCGTCAGCGGCCGCGTGGATATCGACGAGCTGGCCGAGCGCTTCGGCATCGAGCTCTCCGAGGGCGACTACGAGACGCTGGCCGGCTACCTGCTCGAACACATCGGCGCGATCCCCAAGCCGAACGAGGAGTACGAGTTCGACGGCTACCGCTTCACCATCGTGCAGGCCACGGCCAACCGCATCGACCTGGTGCGCATCACCCGGCTGCCCGCCGGCGCGTGA